TGATTTATTAAAAAAAATTTAACATTTCTTGATCTATCGAGAAAGATTACTTTTTGAGCTTCGTATTTATATACGAATAACATTTTATATAACAAATCACAAACATGAGACGAATAATGAAATTCTATCTAATTACTTTACTCATTGCGAGTTTGAGCATTCAAGTTCTTGCAAGCCCAGTTGCAAGCTGGAAGTTTGATAGTAGCAAACGTAAACTTGATGATTACAGTTCAGGTCAACATCCACTCAAGATGATTGGTGAAGCTGCTAAGTTTGGCAAAAAAGGCTTTGACGAAAAAACTAAATACGCTGCACAATTTAATGGCACAGAAGACACGATGCTTCTTGTGACTCCACACGAGGACTTCAATAGCGAATCCTTTAGTTTCCTTGCGCATGCAAAATCAGACATCAAAAAAGACGGAAAATACCGTGCTGTGTTTTATGCACGTGAAAAAGATGGCTTCGCTTTATACCTAAGCCCTCGCGGCAACTGGGAACTCTGGACGAAAGGCGGAGGCATGACTTGGAACAAACACCAAATTACAGAAGTTGTCGAAAATCAATGGGAACAATTTCTCGTATCCTATAATGCCCAATCTCAAGATCCACAAAACCCAGGTAATGGTCACTTACAAATTTGGCAAAACGGCGAAATAAAAGTCGATACTTACACAAGCTATAAACCGGCAAAATCAAAACTTAGTATTGGGGCAAGCATAGTTGGCACCGCCAACTTTAAAGGTTTAATTGATAATGTTGAATATTGGAACGCTCCTCTTTTAGGGCTCAATTCAAATAGCTCTAGTATCCCTGCGGGAATCGTTGAAGAAGACCTTAAAGTTGCAGAGCTTAATATCAGTGCCCTTAACTTCAACTTTGATACCA
The sequence above is a segment of the Lentisphaera araneosa HTCC2155 genome. Coding sequences within it:
- a CDS encoding LamG domain-containing protein, whose protein sequence is MKFYLITLLIASLSIQVLASPVASWKFDSSKRKLDDYSSGQHPLKMIGEAAKFGKKGFDEKTKYAAQFNGTEDTMLLVTPHEDFNSESFSFLAHAKSDIKKDGKYRAVFYAREKDGFALYLSPRGNWELWTKGGGMTWNKHQITEVVENQWEQFLVSYNAQSQDPQNPGNGHLQIWQNGEIKVDTYTSYKPAKSKLSIGASIVGTANFKGLIDNVEYWNAPLLGLNSNSSSIPAGIVEEDLKVAELNISALNFNFDTKFELLGKDSNKFKLVGAELILNAGTDLSQVSNLELMIKASGGKIVNESEFNFSFPIETHTAIKMQ